The following are encoded together in the Paludisphaera mucosa genome:
- a CDS encoding DUF1559 domain-containing protein produces MPRTDCGRRPGARGFMLIELLVVIAIIAVLIALLLPAVQSAREAARRIQCTNNLKQLSLGMHNYHDQNNMFITAESYSGDSSGQSSVPRKAWGWRVVELPFIEQTAIWNALNQSVCIWNPENTTCYDVSVSAFHCPSDALVSQRLNNGVNNAPLYNGDVFMHFASYAGNAGTWFQETAPPNWTGIQAGASNSNGMIFQFSRVGINSVTDGTSNTFLIGEWAYGKLPAGDQSQWHWWCGYNPGDATLSTSYPLNPEIKCANAVGSNTSYVWDGAAGSFHPGGANFAMADGSVRFIKDSISTSPFSQANCTLTNITGGPAPNPFSFATGTQVGVYQALSTRNGGEVVSSDSY; encoded by the coding sequence ATGCCCCGAACCGATTGCGGACGCCGCCCCGGCGCGCGTGGATTCATGCTGATCGAGCTGCTGGTGGTGATCGCCATCATCGCCGTGCTGATCGCCCTGCTGCTCCCCGCGGTGCAATCGGCCCGCGAGGCGGCCCGGCGGATCCAGTGCACCAACAACCTCAAGCAGCTCTCGCTCGGGATGCACAACTATCACGACCAGAACAACATGTTCATCACGGCCGAGTCCTACTCCGGCGACTCGTCGGGCCAGTCGTCGGTCCCGCGCAAGGCCTGGGGCTGGCGGGTCGTCGAGCTGCCGTTCATCGAGCAGACGGCGATCTGGAACGCGCTCAACCAGAGCGTGTGCATCTGGAACCCCGAGAACACGACCTGCTACGACGTCAGCGTCTCCGCCTTCCACTGCCCGAGCGACGCCCTCGTCTCGCAACGCCTGAACAACGGCGTGAACAACGCCCCGCTCTACAACGGCGACGTCTTCATGCACTTCGCCAGCTACGCCGGCAACGCCGGGACGTGGTTCCAGGAGACCGCGCCGCCGAACTGGACGGGGATCCAGGCGGGCGCGAGCAACTCCAACGGCATGATCTTCCAGTTCTCCCGCGTGGGGATCAACTCGGTCACCGACGGGACCAGCAACACCTTCCTGATCGGCGAGTGGGCCTACGGCAAGCTCCCCGCCGGCGACCAGTCGCAGTGGCACTGGTGGTGCGGCTACAACCCGGGCGACGCGACGCTCTCGACCTCGTACCCGCTCAACCCCGAGATCAAGTGCGCGAACGCCGTCGGCTCCAACACGTCCTACGTGTGGGACGGCGCGGCCGGCAGCTTCCACCCGGGCGGGGCGAACTTCGCCATGGCCGACGGCTCGGTCCGCTTCATCAAGGACTCGATCAGCACGTCGCCCTTCAGCCAGGCGAACTGCACGCTGACCAACATCACCGGCGGCCCCGCCCCCAACCCCTTCTCGTTCGCGACCGGCACGCAGGTCGGCGTCTACCAGGCCCTCTCCACCCGCAACGGCGGCGAGGTCGTCAGCAGCGACAGCTATTGA
- a CDS encoding BON domain-containing protein, giving the protein MVRTLAALVVLSCVSTAHAQGTLSRVGDALDNAGRNIRQGVEGAVARGQVVAQERDLVDLVATRIRTDKRLRSSAVQMEVRSDGSVVLRGSVVDAAAKKLAAELVENTIGVTTVIDELAIVKEVRVIESKPVVVPAVPKPATIVKP; this is encoded by the coding sequence ATGGTCCGCACGCTCGCCGCCCTGGTCGTCCTCTCCTGCGTCTCGACCGCCCACGCCCAGGGCACGCTCTCTCGCGTCGGGGACGCGCTGGACAACGCCGGCAGGAACATCCGCCAAGGGGTCGAGGGCGCCGTCGCTCGCGGGCAGGTCGTCGCCCAGGAGCGGGACCTGGTCGACCTCGTCGCGACACGCATCCGCACGGACAAGCGGCTGAGGAGCTCGGCCGTGCAGATGGAGGTCCGCTCCGACGGGTCCGTCGTCCTGAGGGGCTCGGTCGTCGACGCCGCGGCCAAGAAGCTGGCGGCGGAGTTGGTCGAGAACACGATCGGCGTGACGACGGTCATCGATGAGCTGGCGATCGTCAAGGAAGTCCGCGTGATCGAATCGAAGCCGGTGGTGGTTCCCGCCGTGCCCAAGCCGGCGACGATCGTGAAGCCCTGA
- a CDS encoding IS5 family transposase: protein MAKPLLPDALWDRIRPLLPPPPKPKRPDRPGRKRIDDRLCLTGILFVLKTGINWEDLPREMGCGSGMTCWRRLASWTAAGVWSKLHALLLSELEWAGAIDWSRATIDGSHVRARGGGEATGPSPVDRRKKGSKHVVVTDAAGLPLAAVTAPGNRPDVTQLERAVDAVPPVRGPRGRPRRRPEEMYADRGFDSKANRDALRRRGVRPKIARIRTPHGSGLGKKRWVAERTISWLHGFGRLRVRKDRSAAIHQAFLSIGCSLICFANLCI from the coding sequence ATGGCCAAGCCCCTGCTCCCCGACGCGTTGTGGGACCGCATCCGCCCGCTGTTGCCGCCGCCACCGAAGCCGAAGCGGCCCGACCGGCCGGGGCGGAAGCGGATCGACGACCGGCTCTGCTTGACCGGGATCCTCTTCGTGTTGAAGACCGGGATCAACTGGGAGGACCTGCCGCGGGAGATGGGCTGCGGCTCGGGGATGACCTGCTGGCGACGGCTGGCGTCCTGGACGGCCGCGGGCGTCTGGTCGAAGCTGCACGCCCTGCTGCTGTCGGAGTTGGAGTGGGCCGGGGCGATCGACTGGAGCCGGGCGACGATCGACGGGTCGCACGTGCGGGCCCGGGGCGGCGGCGAGGCGACCGGCCCCAGCCCGGTGGACAGGCGGAAGAAGGGGAGCAAGCACGTCGTCGTCACCGACGCCGCCGGGCTCCCCTTGGCGGCCGTGACGGCCCCGGGGAACAGGCCGGACGTCACGCAGCTGGAGCGGGCCGTCGACGCCGTGCCGCCGGTCCGCGGCCCGCGAGGCCGCCCGCGGCGGCGGCCGGAGGAGATGTACGCCGACCGCGGCTTCGACTCGAAGGCGAACCGCGACGCCCTGCGACGACGCGGCGTCCGCCCGAAGATCGCCCGGATCCGGACGCCGCACGGCAGCGGCCTGGGGAAGAAGCGATGGGTCGCCGAGCGGACCATCTCGTGGCTCCACGGCTTCGGCCGCCTGCGGGTCCGGAAAGACCGCTCCGCAGCCATCCATCAGGCCTTCCTGTCAATCGGCTGCTCCCTGATATGCTTTGCGAACCTATGTATATAG
- a CDS encoding helix-turn-helix transcriptional regulator, translating into MGAIDGDKLRGHLETMILSNLEQGEAHGLEILRRLEEAGCGLLRLKEGSLYPALYRLEADGEVEAVWEVESHGRRGARRRIYRLTAKGRGKLADGRAEWGQFVRILGGILGAPA; encoded by the coding sequence ATGGGAGCGATCGACGGCGACAAGCTGCGCGGGCACCTGGAGACGATGATCCTGTCCAACCTGGAGCAGGGCGAGGCTCACGGCCTCGAAATCCTGCGCCGGCTGGAGGAGGCGGGCTGCGGGCTGCTGCGGCTCAAAGAAGGCTCGCTCTACCCCGCGCTCTACCGACTGGAAGCGGACGGCGAGGTCGAGGCGGTTTGGGAGGTGGAATCGCACGGCCGTCGCGGCGCCCGGCGGCGGATCTACCGGCTGACGGCGAAGGGACGCGGCAAGCTCGCCGACGGCCGCGCCGAGTGGGGGCAATTCGTCCGCATCCTCGGCGGAATCCTGGGAGCACCCGCATGA